DNA sequence from the Drosophila sechellia strain sech25 chromosome 3L, ASM438219v1, whole genome shotgun sequence genome:
ataatatattatatattttactaGCTTTAAGCTGGCTTTAAAGGCAAAATCTCTTGTGCACGCCCCAATTAAATCGCTTCAGTCAAAATGCGGCTGTCAAAGTCAGCAAAGTGTTTAGCACTCATTTGAAAATGTAAACCAAAGGCAGTGCCCCTCGCTTTTTCGCACTCTAAAAACACTGGGGTTTCATcagcttttgttgctgttggctgAACTGTCATGTTTCGGCGTTTGACATGTTGCTGCTACGCCATCGTCAAGAGCGAACTTTTCCATGATTTTTCCACcgcattttgtttttcatttgggCCGCGGCAATTAGCAAATAACTCACATAATGTCCACGAATCGAGGCAACCAGGTCCTGACCATGGTAACGATAGGAGTTTGGGTGATGATCCCCCGTTGAAATGATGccatgatgttgctgctgttgctggttaTGTCCCTGTGCAAATTGATTGTGATTGCAGGACTGATGcctttgctgttgctggtgatTCTGATGCTGATTGTTGGCTGCAACTGCCATGGCACCGAAACTCCCATTGGCCAACTCAAGAGCATCCTCCTGCAAATCGGTCGTCATGccatgcaaattgaaatgccaTCGCAGCAATGACAAACGTTGCAGCCGTTCATGAATGTCGCTGAAGTCAAACCGGGAGGCAGATGTATGTGGCATCGGTGGATCCATGTATATATAGGTTtctatattaattatatatttgtcaAACGCTTTCGCGATGTCTAGTCTTCGAACTCAAATCAGACACTGACAAAGCCCAAGGAGTCCTGACTATACAGAACTGAAGTTCTTCGAAACCAAATGAAACAGAAAACTCCAACTGAAGGCCAGCGAAATTTGAGCAATTGAATGACAGTCAagaaacatacatatgtatacagAGCTGGTACGCGGAAAAACTTCATCATCAAATGTGCAtaggtatgtatatatagacgTCGCCACGAAGTACAATTTTCTAAACACTGGTTTTGATTGCTCAAATTACTTACCTGCCTAGTGTtctatttttaatgtttttttatatttgcaaAGTTTATTACAATTCACTTTCTTTGATTAGTacaaatattatcatttaacTGGTAACTTCGTTATGTTTATCTTGGCTAAAGCTAAATATTTTTAGTCTACCTAAAATACGTTTTCAAATTTATAGAACCAAATCCGCCTTGCATCTTCATCAAAATTATAATACAATTTTGTCATggtattaaaatgtttatggAAGGCAGAGGCaggaataaaaataagaacatATCCCAGACCCGTAAACCTTTTTTGTAACCGAAGAATAATAAAAGAGCagagtaaataaataaaatgttggcAATTATTTAGGCTTTTAACATGTCAGCCACGTGGCAGCCAcaaaacggaaacggaagcagagacccccacacacacatacacatatacacaaaCGAACCACTCACTCACACAAGTACAAAACGAATTGAATTTTGATTTGGGTTTCAGTCCCAGAATAAACGTTACATATGTTTCGAATGAGCAATGTGTTGGGGAAGGAAATGTGATCGGagtgaaaaatctatttaaTTGAAGAAAAGACCATTTCCCAATTTCATTGTAATGAGTACAATTTTAGATAAAAATAGAAAGGAAACATCGTTGAGGCAAAACGTCAAGATAAATCTAATCAAATCAAAGTCGATTGCAAAGCTCAATCGAAGGCTATTTGTTTAAGGTTTCAATTATCCCGACAGACAATCAATCCCCCCTCCTTCCACAAAAAAGCGTACAACTAATTTGCCAAATTTAACAAAAGCCCAGAAACGACGACAGCGAATGCTGCGCGCAAACAAAGTTAATTACAATAATGAAGCTAATTTAGACCTAAAGggcaaaaaggaaaaccacAAATTAGGCCAAGAATAACGGGCAAAGGACTTTTTGCACGTGGAGTGGCTGTGGGGTTTTCGGGATGAAACTTATCTCAATCTGAGACGCATTTTCCAGCGTACTCTGCTCTTTGTCAACTTGCTTTTGCGGTTTTTAATACCCCCCACGCCAACCATCTTGAGGTCAACTAAAAATACTTTTTggcttttataatttatggcaCGGTTGGCCGATCCACCAACCcctattttttgttttcccaacCCAACCCACTAACcactttatatttaattagtgCGTGCGGCGGTTTCAACCTCTTTCGGTGCGTGAGAACTCGCGAAAAAGTTATTAACTGCCACTAATTATACATTTCTCAAGTGATACGCATTTATATTCAtgcatttcccattttttttatatgtacGAAGTATATATACTTTCTTCGCCGCTGGTCCTGCTGGGTCCTTGccataaaaagctttcctggtAATTAATGCTACATTTTTCTCCTCGTTTCGTTTTGGTACGCGACTCTTTGGCGCTCTCGTCTTAATTACACTggattataaatattaaaaacggAAGCAGTTGCCAGTAATCAGGACATCGAGCAGCAGCTAAAAGCAAGTGCCAGCCATTTTGTGCTGCACGTGAGAGAGAATTTGAGAAATGGCTGCTTAATGAGACCCAAGAAGGGggtaaagaaaaaaaaattcggATATCAGGTTGAACTAATCAGAAAGCGAAGGAAGATGTATATATAAGAAATGAACAAATTCCCAGGACAAACAATTAATTAGTAATTGAAAGGGAGTGTATATCCTTTTTAGTAAAACAAATAGAAAATTGGgacttttatattattatgtatTCCACCTATTTCACACATATAAACGGAAAATacttatattataaaaatgtcTTTCTCTAAactcaacaaaaaaaaaaaaaacatcacaCACTTTACGTCCCATATGTAATATTAAAACGGCTTTACCGTGATCAAGTTACAAATATATGACAACAGCTGTTGATGTCAGGTTTCTACAAACATCAAAATCTCATGTTGCCAAGAACAATTTCAATCTGCGAAAAAGAAAGGAGCTGAAATCCATTTGGCAACAGCTGCTTATAGCACATAGAGGACTGAAAAGTATACAACCTTCGAGGAACTTACATAATAAGAGGCATCAGCGTTGTAAAGTGTGTCATAAAATCAGGTCTAAAACTAACGAATCATATTAAATAGGCATTTTAAGCAGCAGACAATGCTGAACAatgcggcgtatacgcaatattgAGTGTCACACCAGGCATTCTTTCAAGCCGTTTTCGCCACTTAAATCGGCCAGATGACGATGATAATAATGCAACCAAAagcagcacaaaaaaaaaaacaccaaagAATTCTCCTGTACTTAAGAACATGTATGGCCGAGGAACTCGACATATGCCAAGCCAAGCCAGCTGGGTAAAAATAAGTGGAGGTGGAATTCCAACAGGAAGGGAATTCCAGCCATGCCCACCACTTCACATAGAGTTCGACCGACTCAACTTTGACATTTCTCTCTCTCACTCGGACTGCCTCGAATTTTCCCGCACtgcttttccccattttcccccaACCCCATTCCACCCACGGTCATTTTCCTGGCACTCACAATGGTATGTCCACGGCATGTGGCAGTCACATGTGTGGGCGTGGCGTTCAACTTGTTTTTGCCGCAAAATGATTTATGACAATGCATTGAAAAGTTCGTTCTAGGCTGTCAACAAGGGAGGGGAAATGTCAATAAGGGAACCAGGCGATAGAATTGTAAGAAGGCAAGTCCTTAGAAGCACAATggtacacagagaaaaatataaatatttcataaaggTGCCATAGAGATCCGTGGGCTGGGAAATGTGCTCTTATCAACACATTTCGTGTGACGAAACAATACTTAgactttaatattaaattaaattgcaaagcCTATTTTTTAAGTGTAAGTCTACGCTTTTCAATCTATTAAATTGATAGCCATCTCTGCTTCCCAGCTAACCATTTTTATctgattttcaatttgcagctAGAAACTGTTTAAGGCCTTAAATGTAGAAGCAAAATGTCAGGGTAGCAGGCAGCCAAATGCCAATAAGTTGTCATGTTCCGACGACAGCTGCAGCATCTCGCACATCCTGGCACATCCTGCTCCTGCCGCATTCACCCATATATATCCTTCCCTTTTGCCAGGGGCCACTTACACTTACACGTTCGTCGGGAATGGCCAAAGACTGCGTGCTCCGTCTTACGGACTACATTCACACACATTATTCAGGGATGCAGTGGGTGAATGGGCTGGTCTAGGACGTTTCTTGTTGGAAAAGGAGTCCTGTCCTGACGCCTGAGCACGTCCCTCATATGCCACAAGAAGCTGCACACGCTGACACATTAATGTCCGCAGCGGTACATCCTGTCGCAGCTGTCCTTGCCCACCTGTATATTCTCCGGCTGGAAAACCCTCAAAACTATCCCACCATATCCGCTGCCATCGCTGCCATTGTCGTATTTGTCTTATGAACTGTCAAACTGACATTCATTGACGATTGACGTGTaataaacgaaacgaaatgaaatgaaatggtcGAGATGGCGTGGGTTAAACAAGTATGATGGGCGTTCCTCATCGGAAATATCATTTTTCAACCCATTTTATGCTTGTCCACGTTTCTTACTTCCACAAtgatttcatttattatggaaagttaatttaaaatgggacaatattttaacaattttataaaaaaggaATTTAAGGCACAGAAACAGTAAgaaacatatttaaaaatagcTAGCAAAGTAGTATTTGTCACTCCGTTTAAGGTAATTGTGAAATTTAACTCAATCAACGGAAGTGAAATTCCATTAGCGAAAACCATTCAAAATTCCAAGAATTCTGGCAACCACCGAAAACCGCCACGACTAACAAAGCATTTGGAAATTTTTCGGGATGAAAGGCGGTCGAAAATGTGGATCAAGAGGCGGAGAGAAAGGTGGAGAACGACGGAAAGCAGATTCAGGTGGATGGCCATGGCAAAAGTCGAAACGAATTTTTGCACAATGCAAACATAATGAGTTTGGGGAAATGCTAATAATTCGCAATGGAAATCATTATTGAGCACTGAACCAGACGACAGCCGGAGCGCTtagaaaatgggaaaataggAGAGGTTGGGCTCCGATCCCCATTGGTCATCATGGTGGCGGGTCCACACAGGCCAGGAGGAGTTGAAGTTTTTCCCGTTCACTTCGGTTGCATTGCCAAGAATATCCCCACGGGGAATTCGGTGCAGCACCGAAAATGGAAAGAAAATGTTCAAGACCAGTTGTGCAGTGCAcagaaataaattattgttataaattgCACTTTTAAATTGTCTGATTTGAGTAAAGCGTTCATTATCTAATAAAATATGTATCATCTCTGACTACATAATCTATCTAAATTAGTTGAAATATCTATGAACCACTGATatttttctcccagtgcattCATAGGCAGTAATGGGCGACGGCAGCTCATTGAGTGGGTGAGAGCCCGGCGATAATCGTTAAGCGATTTCGCTTCCTTTTCGTTTGTTTAATGAAGTGTTTAAAATTTACGATTCGAGCTAAATTTATTGCACTCCGAGTAGATATCGAAAGGAGGAAGTCCGTCCACGCGGCAGCACCACTActcgaaaaatgaaaaatctcAGAGGGGAAGATGGCAAAATAAAAGGAAGAAAGGAATCCCCTTTGATGGCTGCTCGGGGAATCAATCTTACATGTGCTCCAAAGGGGGGAGTATGGGCTGAAATGGAATCCTTGCTGATTGGATGACACGAAATAAAAACGTTGCACACAACGAGATTGTTAATAGCACTGTACTCTGACTCTGTCTTCTATACACTTTTACCCCAAAAACCTCTCGAATGGTAAGCCAATTACGTGGATACCACACAGggagcaaaaacaaaaggacaATAAAGGACTCGCTCGTAAATGCCATCAAAGCAGCTTAGCTAAGCACAGTGACTCCTTCGCCGACGAGTTGGTTCCCCAGTTGATGATGCTGATACCTCTACTGCtacgttacgtatacgccgcgttgcTTTTCAATAAACCGCACGGACAAACCGCAAAAATAGCAGCGGAAAATAAACCAAACTCGATGGCAGCACAACACAAATTCTTTGCATACTTTTCCGAGCCCACTCAAGTGGCAAGCCAACGAGCGACAGCACTTGATGAGCTTTCCAATTACATTTATCCGTGTTGCCTGTTAACTGTCTCTTCCGTTGGCCGGATAAGGAATTAACTGCCGGCCTCGTAAAAGCCGAAAGCAAAAATGGCCCTCAACTGATTTCCATTGCTGACTTGGCGTGTGCACAATAAAAATTATCATAAGTTTGCTATCCCATGTGGGAGAGCCGCCTCGTCCATCCAGCAACTGCAAACGCAATTTGTGTAATGAAAGTCGAGAGGTTTTACCGATGTGATTTTGTCTGGGCTCTGAGAACAGATCAAATCTTTCAGCGGGTTAGTCAATTGATTAAAGGAGCGGCTAATGAAACGTTGGTAAAGTAATTAGTAGAGAATATATAAGATTGTATCTGTTCAAGAAGTACAGGTGGTACAAATTTGTCTATAAAGTTAAGGTAAACTAAATTGCTATAATCGAGTCAACTGGATCCACCTTTCAAGAGCTTGTCAGGGGTTTAGGAAACCCGCTTTCCTCAGTAGCTGCCATCGATCGGAAACACTCAATTGggatatattaaattatttgctGTACAACAAAAGTTTTTGCTATTTCAAAATCTTCGTGAAATGGCTAACCGTATGAAAGGAGGAGCCTGCTGTCCTTCAAGATGTCCGCCTGCCTGTCCTCCCTGTCCACCTGGTCCGCCCTGCGATGCACCGTAAGTTGAATGTTAttcatattttccatttctaaAATCCCTATAAAGGCTGGTGCGACTGGATAAACTGTGGCCGGAGCCCTACAATCCCTGCTCCTTCAAGAATTGCCTGATCTTTGGCGGTCACGATGAGCCCTATATTCGACCCTTCGATCCTAAGGGTTGTACACGAATGCGCCGCAATGATATCGACCGATCGTTGGGCTATCCCATAGGCGTAGTGTCTGGTACGACTGCTGTAAAGTCGGGCATTCCGAATCAGGAGAGCGTCCGGTTTGCTTCAAATCTCAAGGCATTTGCTCATTCCTATTACACGCGCCGCGATGAATGGAAACCGGACACGATCGACATGGTGGTGAACGAGGGTCAGGTTTTGTTTAACGATTCCGAGAACATGGACCCTCCGAATGCATCAGACTCGCCGGATATCTACGATGAAAATGAACAAAAGGTGACGCGCCACTTTAAGATCAACGATATTGAGTTTGCCATGGAGTTGGAGGCGCCCTTTGAGGTCTATGGCTACGATAACGTCATACGCAATCTTCGCAGAATCTTAAGAGCCTTCTTTAAAAAGGCCAAATATGGAGTGTTCTTCACGCCGAATTGGTATCTCCTGATTTGGAAGGAGAAGGGTGTTTGGATGGTCCTCGATTTGAATGGCAGGGACAAAACCACCATGAAGCCGAACAATGAAGAGGGGTATCCACTACTCTTAGGCCTCAAGTCCTTCGATAATGTCGTTTGGCTGATTAAAAAGGAGAGCTATCTTGACAAGAATGCTAAGTTTTCAATTAGAGAAATTCTCGTTGTTCGTTTGGCCACTCCTGGAAGTACTGGTCAAAGCTGGGAGCGAGAACATGGCATGCGGATGAGCCAGTTCGATGTGATTGCCTCCGATTATGCCTATGTCAAGTCCAATCTCCATCTCACCCTAAACTCAAAGGATGCGCTAAGGAATCGTAGCGCTCTTCCGGTGGCTGTGGCCACCGCATTGGCATCCAAGATCGATCATCCAGCCACTTGGGACCAGAAAATGTACGACAAGGTCATGTGCTATGGCGTTAATATGTGCAAAAATTGCTGGGAACCCTGTACGGATCTCAGTAAACCCATGGATCTCGACGATTTTCCACGACAGATTCGCTTGGGTCAGTTTGTGGCCGAGATTATGCTCACTCCAAATGCTTACGAGGGCTGGTGGAAGTGTGTGCCGATGTACAAGTTCAACGATTTCCATCTAATGTTGGAGAAGGCTCTCGATCAAAACGATTACATAATCTTCCAGATCAACAATCAGATGTATTCGCTGTGGAAGAAGTCGAATTTTATCTACCTAATGGATCCGTATCGCCACAATATAGTGGGACGCATTTTGGAGGAGGGCGAGGATCCGAAAAGTGCCACGGTTCGCATGTTCGGTAATATGGATCGCCTGTTGAGTGTTTTCCATCAGATCCTACTGGAATCGAATCGATCCGCTATATTCCATATACATACGCTCCGGATCAGAAATATTACGGAATGTCCGCCGGGCACAGCTCCTGCCTTACTGCCTCCAGATGAGGATGTGGAGGTTAGATCGCTCAATGAGAATATCCGTTTCGATGAGAACTACGACAAGTGCTTGCAAGAGCTGGGTGAGATCAGCGATTTCGAGGAGGATCTCGTCTCCGAGATCGAACCCATTATTGAGGTCAGTTCCTCGGAGGAGATGGTCGAGGAGGAGgaaggtggtggcggtggtgaGGTCGAAGGCGGCGAGGGAGAGGACGACGATGAAGATTAACCTGGGCCTGATGGATATTTTCTTTATTGGACGAATTATAGTAGTAGTTTTTTAACGCCTCCATATATGAAATTATTTACTGTATTTACAATTTggacaataaataaaaaaatttgaaGTACATAAAGTATAAGTTGTTTATTCAGTATATACTTATACTTTCTGGACTTCTGCAAGTCCCTTTTCAGTAGCATCAATTTGTCACTTACTGCTTTTCTACATCCAATTTCGTCCCGACATGTTATCCTTTCCGCAGGACTTTCCTACCAACATTTCTAACAAGCGCGACAAGAGGACAATGTGTTcgagaaaagaagaaaaaacgaGATGTTGCGAGGGCGCGCGTAAAACATTTTGAATTAAATGTCACGTTGTCGGTGTAAAGTCGCTTGTTCAGCGACACAATGACAACAGGAGGATATCTGGCTAAAATAGTCGCAGGACGCGTGGCTCCTTGAAGCGTTTGGCATCTCTATGTTATTGCCACTACTCGACAAGCGATGGGCGGtgcgagtgggcgtggtccgTGTGTGTCATTAAAAACAGAGCAGGTAAAGTCGGGGGAAAAAAAATTGTGATGCCGGCGGCGGCCTGCTGAGAAGCCTTACCATTTTCCCAATTTACCCGAGGATTCCGTAGGAAAAAACACACTCTGGGGCATCAGTCACTTAGACAGCAGGTTACCTGTGCCACCGGatcgcttcttcttcttctgcatCCCATCTCACCTGTGCTTATTTGCATGGCTGACAACAGCTACATTGTTGTTGCACCCGTAGACATTTCTGTCTGTATTTTGCATTCGAGAGCTGGATTCTCGCTTCTACCCAGCGACAACATTTCACAAAAGTCGACAGCGCGAAATTaatggaaatttaaaaattgcatttttcgaCATCCGGCGGCAGGACGAAGAAGAAAAGGACACGGAACTGACATTGTGGTCTCGCCTGTCGTTGAGAGATAATAGAGACGACGGGCGGAGTGAAATGGTTTTCAAGTTGACCATTGCCACTTTTCAGCTGGCTTAAAATGCTGCTTTCACCTTTAACCGtttcattattaattaattaagtatTCGGCTTACCTGCAACGACAAAAAAGAGAAGAGAATTTAAGGTTAGCTCTGGTTTTATTATGCacatttcatatatttattataataaattgcattcactcaaatacaattaaaatttcatcAAGTGAACAATTAAAGTGCATAAAACACACACTTTTTGTGCCACATCCTTTATGGGCTGTTTGAGTTTTTTGCGCTGTTTgctgattgcattaatttttaattttgcgtGTAAATATCGTTCGTTCCACTGCTGGAAAACTGTTGGTGCAATTAATTTGTAGTCTCAcgtgtgccacgccccctgctcAACTGTGGTAATTAAACTACTgcgactgccac
Encoded proteins:
- the LOC6610864 gene encoding uncharacterized protein LOC6610864 produces the protein MANRMKGGACCPSRCPPACPPCPPGPPCDAPLVRLDKLWPEPYNPCSFKNCLIFGGHDEPYIRPFDPKGCTRMRRNDIDRSLGYPIGVVSGTTAVKSGIPNQESVRFASNLKAFAHSYYTRRDEWKPDTIDMVVNEGQVLFNDSENMDPPNASDSPDIYDENEQKVTRHFKINDIEFAMELEAPFEVYGYDNVIRNLRRILRAFFKKAKYGVFFTPNWYLLIWKEKGVWMVLDLNGRDKTTMKPNNEEGYPLLLGLKSFDNVVWLIKKESYLDKNAKFSIREILVVRLATPGSTGQSWEREHGMRMSQFDVIASDYAYVKSNLHLTLNSKDALRNRSALPVAVATALASKIDHPATWDQKMYDKVMCYGVNMCKNCWEPCTDLSKPMDLDDFPRQIRLGQFVAEIMLTPNAYEGWWKCVPMYKFNDFHLMLEKALDQNDYIIFQINNQMYSLWKKSNFIYLMDPYRHNIVGRILEEGEDPKSATVRMFGNMDRLLSVFHQILLESNRSAIFHIHTLRIRNITECPPGTAPALLPPDEDVEVRSLNENIRFDENYDKCLQELGEISDFEEDLVSEIEPIIEVSSSEEMVEEEEGGGGGEVEGGEGEDDDED